In a single window of the Cucumis melo cultivar AY chromosome 11, USDA_Cmelo_AY_1.0, whole genome shotgun sequence genome:
- the LOC103498880 gene encoding LRR receptor kinase BAK1-like, whose translation MLLLHAWKAQLVDPNNVLQSWDPTLVNPCTWFHITCDSNNFVVRVDLGNANLSGPLIPELSSLKKLQYLMVYDNSLSGSIPRELGILTNLKSLFLYNNYFSGPLPSSLGSLSSLLFFEAQDNSFSGRIPASFGALTSLKRLRLDNNNLSGNIPFTVLQLVEFANLQLLNVSLNSFSGTVRPTNSSELAVTTIIQDPLAQI comes from the exons ATGCTCTTGCTGCATGCATGGAAAGCTCAATTGGTCGATCCAAACAATGTTCTTCAAAGTTGGGACCCCACCCTTGTAAACCCATGCACTTGGTTCCACATCACGTGCGACAGTAATAACTTTGTCGTCAGAGT GGATCTTGGCAATGCTAATCTCTCCGGACCGCTTATTCCCGAACTTTCAAGCTTAAAAAAACTTCAATATTT GATGGTATATGACAATAGTTTGAGTGGTTCAATTCCAAGGGAGTTGGGGATATTGACAAATTTGAAAAGTTTGTTTCTATACAATAACTACTTCTCTGGGCCTTTACCATCTTCATTGGGAAGTTTGAGCTCTTTGTTATTCTT tGAAGCACAAGACAACAGTTTTAGTGGAAGGATTCCAGCATCATTTGGGGCTTTGACATCTTTGAAGAGATT GAGATTAGACAATAACAATCTTAGTGGTAACATCCCTTTCACTGTTCTACAACTGGTTGAGTTTGCCAATCTTCAGCTTCT GAATGTTTCACTGAACTCGTTTTCTGGGACAGTTCGCCCGACTAATTCATCAg AGTTGGCAGTGACTACAATAATACAAGACCCACTAgctcaaatttaa